One window of the Microbispora sp. ZYX-F-249 genome contains the following:
- a CDS encoding LysR family transcriptional regulator has product METRELRYFVAVAEELHFGRAAQRLGIAQPPLSRAIGQLERRLGVALLERTSRSVTLTEAGSVLLTEGRAALDAVEAAERRARRAALAAAGSPGLVLVTKAGAAGDLLPKLLDAYAAEPGAVAVDVLLCGIGEQERLLRDGRADVALLHRPFDSTAGFDVEELRTEGQVVVLPAGHPLSARAHLRMADVTALPGLPMPRWPRLDGTYPDGPGPQVRDHAQLLQLIALGRAAAVLPESCRAFLHPDLAAVPVPDAPAVTTVIAWPPHSRSRALAGLVRAATRLQPPCLAST; this is encoded by the coding sequence ATGGAGACGCGAGAGCTGCGCTACTTCGTCGCCGTCGCCGAGGAACTGCACTTCGGGCGGGCCGCGCAGCGGCTCGGGATCGCGCAGCCGCCGCTGTCGCGGGCGATCGGTCAGCTCGAACGGCGGCTCGGGGTGGCGCTGCTGGAGCGCACCAGCCGCTCCGTCACGCTGACCGAGGCCGGGTCGGTGCTGCTGACCGAGGGCCGGGCGGCGCTCGACGCGGTCGAGGCCGCCGAGCGCCGTGCCCGCCGCGCCGCACTCGCCGCTGCCGGCAGCCCCGGCCTGGTCCTCGTCACGAAGGCCGGAGCGGCCGGCGACCTGCTGCCGAAGCTGCTCGACGCGTACGCCGCGGAGCCCGGCGCGGTCGCCGTCGACGTGCTCCTGTGCGGCATCGGCGAGCAGGAGCGGCTGCTGCGCGACGGGCGGGCCGACGTGGCGCTGCTGCACCGGCCGTTCGACTCGACGGCCGGGTTCGACGTGGAGGAGCTGCGCACGGAGGGGCAGGTCGTGGTCCTGCCGGCCGGGCATCCCCTCAGTGCCCGGGCACATCTGCGGATGGCCGACGTCACCGCGCTGCCCGGGCTGCCGATGCCACGCTGGCCCAGGCTCGACGGCACGTACCCGGACGGCCCCGGCCCGCAGGTCCGGGACCACGCGCAGCTTCTCCAGCTGATCGCGCTCGGCCGGGCCGCGGCGGTGCTGCCGGAGTCGTGCCGGGCCTTTCTCCACCCCGACCTCGCCGCTGTGCCGGTGCCGGACGCGCCGGCGGTGACGACGGTGATCGCCTGGCCGCCGCACAGCCGCTCCCGTGCCCTCGCCGGGCTGGTCCGGGCAGCCACCCGCCTCCAGCCGCCTTGCCTCGCGTCCACGTAG
- a CDS encoding MBL fold metallo-hydrolase, translating into MEHMDFPRWIHGSESAKHNADPDIQVHRYDEHTFVLRQNKAINYEAPFMFLLFGDARALLLDTGATASARFFPLRRTVDAIVRGWLDEHPREGYGLLVAHTHGHGDHIAGDAQFAGRPDTLIVHPAPERVREFFGLGDDLDVPVPLDLGGRVLDVLSSPGHHRSAVTFYDRSTGLLLTGDTVYRGRLYVEDWPAFERTIDRLVRFAADRPVTHVLGCHIEMTNVPGVDYPIRTTYQPDEPPLQMTVGHLREIRDAVTEIGGRPGVHVYPDFIVYAG; encoded by the coding sequence ATGGAACATATGGACTTCCCTCGCTGGATCCACGGCTCCGAGTCGGCCAAGCACAACGCCGATCCGGACATCCAGGTGCACCGGTACGACGAGCACACCTTCGTCCTGCGCCAGAACAAGGCGATCAACTACGAGGCGCCCTTCATGTTCCTGCTGTTCGGGGATGCCCGGGCCCTCCTGCTGGACACCGGCGCGACCGCGTCCGCCCGGTTCTTCCCGCTGCGCCGGACCGTGGACGCCATCGTGCGGGGCTGGCTGGACGAGCACCCCCGCGAGGGCTATGGGCTTCTCGTCGCCCACACCCACGGCCACGGCGACCACATCGCCGGGGACGCCCAGTTCGCCGGCCGCCCGGACACGCTGATCGTCCATCCCGCGCCGGAGCGCGTACGCGAGTTCTTCGGCCTGGGCGACGACCTGGACGTGCCCGTCCCCCTCGATCTCGGCGGCCGCGTCCTGGACGTGCTGTCGAGCCCCGGGCACCACAGGTCGGCGGTGACCTTCTACGACCGGTCCACCGGCCTGCTGCTGACGGGGGACACGGTCTACCGCGGCCGGCTGTACGTCGAGGACTGGCCGGCGTTCGAGCGGACCATCGACCGCCTGGTGAGGTTCGCCGCGGACCGGCCGGTCACCCACGTGCTCGGCTGCCACATCGAGATGACGAACGTGCCCGGCGTGGACTACCCGATCCGCACCACCTACCAGCCCGACGAGCCGCCGCTGCAGATGACGGTCGGCCACCTGCGGGAGATCCGCGACGCGGTGACGGAGATCGGCGGACGCCCGGGCGTCCACGTCTATCCCGATTTCATCGTCTACGCCGGCTGA
- a CDS encoding alpha/beta hydrolase family protein — translation MAISRKAAALAAAFALVLPAPASASPPPKAPGTPVRTEPLAESLRLAGAGTSLAIRYRSTGHDGRPTVVSGTLALPAGRPPAGGWPVVSFGHGFGGIADACAPSHTGPSPWERAVQETLLAAGYAVAVTDYEGLGTPGDSPGIDGRSEAYDLVDIVRAARHVAPVSRNWASVGYSMGGHAALFAGALAASYAPSLRHMGTIAMAPITQWGVQTADPAFRDPAKPVNHTIPYNGRTMPLTTPGFRAADWFTPKGLELVDLAGRACIGEMIEAVAGLTNGDVLKDPAAATDAFGRALADDEIPVARYPRPVYVVHGTEDVIPIALSRMTAGQLRAAGTDVTFVPVEGADHITLLPAIATRVREWTDRLFRRR, via the coding sequence ATGGCGATCTCCCGTAAGGCCGCGGCGCTCGCCGCCGCGTTCGCGCTCGTCCTGCCGGCTCCCGCGTCCGCGTCGCCACCGCCGAAGGCGCCGGGGACGCCGGTACGCACCGAGCCGCTGGCCGAGAGCCTCCGACTGGCGGGGGCGGGGACGTCGCTGGCGATCCGGTACCGGTCGACCGGCCACGACGGGCGGCCCACAGTGGTGAGCGGCACGCTGGCGCTGCCGGCCGGGCGCCCGCCGGCGGGCGGCTGGCCGGTCGTGAGCTTCGGTCACGGGTTCGGCGGGATCGCCGACGCCTGCGCCCCCTCCCATACGGGCCCGAGCCCCTGGGAGCGCGCCGTGCAGGAGACGCTGCTCGCGGCGGGCTACGCCGTGGCGGTGACCGACTACGAGGGGCTGGGCACACCCGGCGACAGCCCCGGCATCGACGGGCGGTCCGAGGCGTACGACCTCGTGGACATCGTCCGCGCCGCCCGCCACGTCGCGCCCGTGAGCCGGAACTGGGCGTCCGTCGGCTATTCGATGGGCGGGCACGCGGCCCTGTTCGCGGGCGCCCTCGCCGCCTCGTACGCCCCCTCGCTGCGGCACATGGGGACGATCGCGATGGCCCCGATCACGCAGTGGGGAGTGCAGACGGCAGACCCGGCGTTCCGGGACCCGGCGAAGCCGGTCAACCACACGATCCCCTACAACGGCCGCACGATGCCGCTGACGACCCCGGGCTTCCGGGCGGCGGACTGGTTCACCCCGAAAGGGCTCGAACTCGTCGACCTCGCCGGGCGGGCCTGCATCGGCGAGATGATCGAGGCGGTCGCCGGCCTCACCAACGGCGACGTGCTCAAGGACCCGGCGGCGGCCACCGACGCGTTCGGCCGGGCGCTGGCCGACGACGAGATCCCGGTGGCGCGCTATCCACGGCCGGTGTACGTCGTCCACGGCACCGAGGACGTCATCCCGATCGCGCTCAGCCGGATGACGGCCGGGCAGCTGCGCGCGGCGGGCACCGACGTCACGTTCGTCCCGGTGGAGGGCGCCGACCACATCACGCTGCTGCCGGCGATCGCCACGCGGGTGCGCGAGTGGACCGACCGGCTCTTCCGCCGCCGCTAA
- a CDS encoding dolichyl-phosphate-mannose--protein mannosyltransferase → MPRSALPRLVPPMPGGRGWLGPLVVAAFGGFLRFDRLGVPHAFVFDETYYAKDAYSLIRFGVERQFADDVDPAILRGGTDVFKTCGTFEECGAYVAHPPLGKWLIGAGEWLFGPTPFGWRCAAALVGTLSVLVLARTARRMTRSTLLGCLAGLLLALDGLHLVLSRSALLDVFLAFWVLAGFACLVADRDAARTRLTEWYRTSALTGPAPRLGPRPWRLAAGLCLGAAAATKWTGLLFAVAFAIMTLVWDCGARRAVGLRRPYRQAARHDWPLGLAWLGAVPLAVYVASFAGWFASAGGWGRNWDRATSNGWAYFVFDSLRSLVDYQSQVFGFHQGLSAHHDYQSDPWGWPLLLRPTLFFYQAPPGTCGAASCSRAILGTGTPVIWYAALLALLAMVVRYAATRDWRAGAVLLAYAAGWLPWFYFALADDRTMYLFYLLPAVPFMILAIVLACGLVLGPAGASNARRSTGAALVGAFTLLALVNFWWLSPVLTAVPVPYDAWLSRMLLRSWI, encoded by the coding sequence GTGCCTCGCAGCGCCTTACCCCGGCTGGTGCCGCCGATGCCGGGCGGGCGGGGGTGGCTCGGCCCGCTGGTTGTGGCCGCTTTCGGGGGGTTCCTTCGGTTCGACCGGCTCGGCGTCCCGCACGCGTTCGTCTTCGACGAGACCTACTACGCCAAGGACGCCTACTCGCTGATCAGGTTCGGCGTCGAGCGGCAGTTCGCCGACGACGTCGACCCGGCGATCCTGCGCGGCGGCACGGACGTCTTCAAGACGTGCGGGACGTTCGAGGAGTGCGGCGCCTATGTCGCCCACCCCCCGCTCGGCAAGTGGCTGATCGGCGCGGGAGAGTGGCTGTTCGGCCCGACGCCCTTCGGGTGGCGGTGCGCGGCCGCGCTCGTGGGCACGCTCAGCGTGCTGGTCCTGGCGCGGACCGCCCGCCGGATGACCCGCTCGACCCTCCTCGGCTGCCTCGCCGGCCTGCTGCTGGCGCTGGACGGCCTGCACCTCGTGCTGTCGCGCTCGGCACTGCTCGACGTCTTCCTCGCGTTCTGGGTGCTGGCGGGCTTCGCCTGCCTGGTCGCCGACCGGGACGCGGCCCGCACCCGCCTGACGGAGTGGTACCGCACCTCCGCCCTGACCGGGCCCGCCCCCCGGCTCGGCCCGCGGCCCTGGCGGCTGGCGGCCGGTCTGTGCCTGGGCGCGGCGGCGGCGACCAAGTGGACCGGTCTGCTGTTCGCCGTGGCATTCGCGATCATGACCCTCGTCTGGGACTGCGGGGCAAGACGCGCCGTCGGCCTGCGCCGGCCGTACCGGCAGGCGGCCCGCCACGACTGGCCGCTGGGCCTCGCCTGGCTCGGGGCCGTGCCGCTCGCCGTCTACGTCGCGTCGTTCGCCGGATGGTTCGCCTCGGCCGGCGGGTGGGGCCGCAACTGGGACCGTGCCACCTCGAACGGCTGGGCCTACTTCGTCTTCGACTCGCTGCGTTCGCTGGTGGACTACCAGAGCCAGGTGTTCGGCTTCCACCAGGGGCTGAGCGCGCACCACGACTACCAGTCGGACCCCTGGGGATGGCCGCTGCTGCTGCGGCCGACCCTGTTCTTCTACCAGGCGCCCCCCGGCACGTGCGGTGCGGCGTCCTGCTCGCGGGCGATCCTCGGGACCGGCACCCCGGTGATCTGGTACGCCGCGCTGCTCGCGCTGCTCGCGATGGTGGTCCGGTACGCGGCGACCCGCGACTGGCGGGCGGGGGCCGTCCTGCTCGCGTACGCCGCGGGCTGGCTGCCGTGGTTCTACTTCGCGCTGGCCGACGACCGCACGATGTACCTGTTCTATCTGCTCCCGGCGGTGCCGTTCATGATCCTCGCGATCGTGCTGGCGTGCGGGCTCGTGCTCGGGCCGGCGGGCGCGTCGAATGCCCGGCGGTCCACGGGCGCGGCGCTGGTGGGCGCGTTCACGCTGCTCGCGCTGGTGAACTTCTGGTGGTTGTCGCCCGTGCTCACCGCCGTGCCCGTGCCGTACGACGCCTGGCTGAGCCGCATGCTGCTGCGGAGCTGGATTTAG
- the ypfJ gene encoding KPN_02809 family neutral zinc metallopeptidase: protein MDFDDRAQLDTSQVEDVGGGGGFRGGGLAIGGGAAGIIALIVALIFGINPGNITGGGGEPAGLQPTSDLSQQCKTGADADQSEKCRVVGVVNSIQKYWSEQIQGYTGAKTTLFSGGVQTGCGAADSSVGPFYCPRDQHVYLDLSFFDELQSRFGAKGGPFAQAYVIAHEYGHHAQDLLGTMNRVGQDQGAESGSVRLELQADCYAGVWAKNAVDTGFYAEPFSDADIKEALSAAAAVGDDHIQEQAQGRVNPDAFTHGTSAQRTKWFTNGYSSGDPARCDTFSGSI, encoded by the coding sequence ATGGATTTCGATGACCGAGCGCAGCTCGACACCTCACAGGTCGAGGACGTCGGCGGTGGAGGCGGCTTCCGCGGCGGAGGCCTGGCCATCGGCGGCGGAGCCGCCGGCATCATCGCCCTCATCGTGGCACTGATCTTCGGGATCAACCCCGGCAACATCACGGGCGGCGGGGGCGAGCCCGCCGGTCTGCAGCCGACCAGCGATCTGAGTCAGCAGTGCAAGACCGGCGCCGACGCCGACCAGTCGGAGAAGTGCCGGGTCGTGGGCGTCGTCAACAGCATCCAGAAGTACTGGAGCGAGCAGATCCAGGGGTACACCGGCGCGAAGACCACGCTGTTCTCCGGTGGGGTGCAGACCGGCTGCGGCGCCGCGGACTCCTCGGTCGGCCCCTTCTACTGCCCTCGTGACCAGCACGTCTACCTGGACCTGTCGTTCTTCGACGAGTTGCAGTCGCGGTTCGGGGCCAAGGGCGGCCCCTTCGCGCAGGCGTACGTGATCGCCCACGAGTACGGCCACCACGCGCAGGACCTGCTCGGCACGATGAACCGGGTCGGCCAGGACCAGGGCGCGGAGAGCGGCTCGGTGCGGCTCGAACTGCAGGCCGACTGCTACGCGGGTGTGTGGGCGAAGAACGCGGTGGACACCGGCTTCTACGCCGAGCCGTTCTCCGATGCCGACATCAAGGAGGCGCTCAGCGCCGCCGCGGCCGTCGGCGACGACCACATCCAGGAGCAGGCCCAGGGCAGGGTCAACCCGGACGCGTTCACGCACGGCACCTCGGCCCAGCGGACCAAGTGGTTCACGAACGGCTACTCCTCGGGTGACCCGGCACGCTGCGACACCTTCTCGGGCAGCATCTGA
- a CDS encoding type II toxin-antitoxin system VapB family antitoxin, protein MIFKLVGDGRPYPEHGLSSREWAQIPPRQVRLDTLITTKAVLDLHSLLAADSTFYGDLFPHVVQWQGELYLEDGLHRALRAALHQRSVLHARVLELQA, encoded by the coding sequence GTGATCTTTAAGTTGGTCGGCGACGGACGGCCCTATCCCGAGCACGGATTGTCGTCCCGGGAGTGGGCGCAGATCCCGCCCAGGCAGGTCCGGCTCGACACGCTGATCACCACGAAGGCAGTGCTGGATTTGCACTCGTTGCTCGCCGCCGACTCGACCTTCTACGGCGACCTGTTCCCGCACGTGGTGCAGTGGCAGGGCGAGCTGTACCTGGAGGACGGCCTGCACCGGGCCCTGCGCGCCGCGCTGCACCAGCGTTCGGTGCTGCACGCCCGCGTGCTGGAGCTGCAGGCCTGA
- a CDS encoding ATP-binding protein, with amino-acid sequence MLDDAGLHALREAARLSPDNLPLRRHLAEQLLAKGYLAEAEAEFRAALVLSPQDPDVVAGLAEAFVRQSAHGPALSVLEPLLADPGHAPRLGVIAARALLGEGDVTGAARRYHDAVSRDPSLSDPALAARLAPQPVPSPPPQAAPSGAPYAGGGADAEVERSRVSFADVAGMEAVKDALRMKLLLPVQQPELFAAFGKRAGGGVLLYGPPGAGKTHLARAAAGELGAAFVNVGLADILDMYIGSSERNLRAMFEMARRNRPCVLFFDEVDALAARRSDMRQAHHRQLVNQFLAELDGVDENANEGVLVLAATNAPWYIDVAFRRPGRFDQLVFVPPPDPAARAAILRILCRDKPLAEMDFDAVAKVTDGFVGADLKGVVDRAVETKLHQSITAGRPLPLTTHDLLAVARATRPTAVKEWLGTARNYVLHANDSGAWDELMPWIDGKRGNAKW; translated from the coding sequence GTGCTCGACGACGCCGGACTCCACGCCCTCCGCGAGGCGGCTCGGCTGTCTCCCGACAACCTTCCCCTGCGACGCCATCTCGCCGAGCAGCTTCTGGCGAAGGGCTACCTCGCCGAGGCCGAGGCCGAGTTCCGCGCCGCCCTCGTGCTGTCGCCCCAGGATCCGGACGTCGTCGCCGGCCTCGCCGAGGCCTTCGTACGGCAGAGCGCCCACGGCCCGGCACTTTCGGTGCTGGAACCGCTCCTGGCGGATCCCGGCCACGCGCCACGCCTCGGCGTGATCGCCGCCAGGGCGCTGCTGGGCGAGGGCGACGTGACCGGCGCGGCACGCCGGTACCACGACGCGGTCTCCCGCGACCCCTCGCTGTCCGACCCGGCTCTGGCCGCCCGGCTCGCGCCGCAGCCCGTCCCGTCCCCTCCGCCGCAGGCCGCCCCCTCCGGTGCGCCGTACGCGGGCGGAGGCGCCGACGCGGAGGTCGAGCGCTCCCGCGTCAGCTTCGCCGACGTGGCCGGCATGGAGGCGGTCAAGGACGCGCTGCGGATGAAGCTCCTGCTCCCCGTCCAGCAGCCCGAACTGTTCGCCGCGTTCGGCAAGCGGGCGGGCGGCGGCGTGCTGCTGTACGGCCCTCCCGGCGCGGGCAAGACGCACCTGGCCAGGGCGGCGGCGGGCGAGCTCGGCGCGGCGTTCGTCAACGTCGGGCTGGCCGACATCCTGGACATGTACATCGGCTCCAGCGAGCGCAACCTGCGGGCCATGTTCGAGATGGCCCGCCGCAACCGGCCGTGCGTGCTCTTCTTCGACGAGGTCGACGCGCTCGCCGCGCGCCGGTCGGACATGCGGCAGGCGCACCATCGGCAGCTGGTCAACCAGTTCCTCGCCGAACTCGACGGCGTGGACGAGAACGCCAACGAGGGCGTCCTGGTGCTGGCGGCCACCAACGCGCCCTGGTACATCGACGTGGCGTTTCGGCGTCCCGGGCGGTTCGACCAGCTGGTGTTCGTGCCGCCGCCCGACCCCGCGGCCCGCGCCGCCATCCTGCGCATCCTCTGCCGTGACAAACCGCTGGCCGAGATGGACTTCGACGCGGTGGCGAAGGTGACGGACGGGTTCGTGGGCGCGGACCTCAAGGGAGTGGTCGACCGCGCGGTGGAGACCAAGCTCCATCAGTCGATCACCGCCGGCCGTCCCCTCCCGCTGACGACGCACGACCTGCTCGCGGTGGCCCGGGCGACGCGGCCGACGGCCGTGAAGGAGTGGCTCGGGACGGCGCGCAACTACGTCCTGCACGCCAACGACTCCGGCGCCTGGGACGAGCTGATGCCCTGGATCGACGGCAAGCGCGGCAACGCCAAGTGGTGA
- a CDS encoding tetratricopeptide repeat protein, giving the protein MTTAAALDRARTLLGLNRPAEAERELRGLLAQEPENVDGHAFLSVALTRQGRAAEAIGEAAEAVRLAPDHWFPHYVSGHAYHRAGYPDEAVAAARTCLALHPEHAPAWELLARAHVHAEQWPQAADAARRGLAVDPENAGLAALLAVALTGHGDAAGAKEAAGRALGLDPESALAHLAHGRAQLAFGSPAEAAHAFREVLRLSPGFDQARDLLVAALKRRNPVYRLLARLRGRFSGGWRMLFLLPAVPPVIALFVLIALLHWAAWVAEAVTTLRLARATATRLLFDGGQARTALVCCCLPAAGAALLVTGVATAQEAVGVAGAAVMALVTPVQEAAHTSAPRARAVLYGYAILLGLAAALAALLSSATAALLAAYAGLAGIWVAAGVRRLTRTRATNAV; this is encoded by the coding sequence GTGACCACGGCGGCGGCGCTCGATCGGGCGCGGACGCTGCTGGGGCTGAACCGCCCGGCGGAGGCCGAGCGGGAACTGCGCGGCCTGCTCGCCCAGGAGCCGGAGAACGTCGACGGGCACGCGTTCCTGTCCGTGGCGCTGACCCGGCAGGGCAGGGCGGCGGAGGCGATCGGCGAGGCCGCGGAGGCCGTACGGCTCGCCCCGGACCACTGGTTCCCGCACTACGTGAGCGGGCACGCGTACCACCGGGCGGGGTATCCGGACGAGGCCGTCGCCGCCGCGCGGACGTGCCTGGCGCTCCACCCCGAGCACGCGCCGGCGTGGGAACTGCTGGCCCGGGCGCACGTCCACGCCGAGCAGTGGCCGCAGGCGGCCGACGCGGCGCGCCGCGGGCTCGCCGTCGATCCCGAGAACGCCGGCCTGGCCGCCCTGCTCGCGGTGGCCCTGACCGGGCACGGCGACGCCGCCGGGGCGAAGGAGGCCGCCGGGCGGGCCCTGGGACTCGACCCCGAGAGCGCCCTGGCCCACCTCGCGCACGGCCGCGCGCAGCTCGCCTTCGGCTCGCCCGCCGAGGCCGCCCACGCGTTCCGCGAGGTGCTCCGCCTGTCTCCGGGGTTCGACCAGGCCAGGGACCTCCTGGTGGCGGCGCTCAAGCGGCGCAACCCGGTCTACCGCCTGCTCGCGCGGCTGCGCGGCAGGTTCTCGGGCGGATGGCGGATGCTGTTCCTGCTGCCCGCCGTGCCTCCCGTGATCGCCCTGTTCGTCCTCATCGCGCTGCTGCACTGGGCGGCCTGGGTCGCCGAAGCGGTCACCACCCTGCGCCTGGCCCGCGCCACGGCCACCCGGCTGCTCTTCGACGGCGGGCAGGCGCGCACGGCCCTCGTGTGCTGCTGCCTGCCGGCCGCCGGAGCGGCGCTGCTCGTCACGGGCGTGGCGACCGCCCAGGAGGCGGTGGGAGTGGCGGGCGCGGCGGTCATGGCGCTGGTCACCCCCGTGCAGGAGGCGGCGCACACGAGCGCGCCGCGCGCCCGCGCCGTCCTGTACGGCTACGCGATCCTCCTGGGACTGGCCGCCGCCCTGGCGGCGCTCCTGTCCTCCGCCACCGCCGCGCTGCTCGCCGCCTACGCCGGGCTGGCCGGGATCTGGGTGGCCGCGGGCGTACGGCGGCTGACCCGGACCCGGGCCACGAACGCCGTCTGA
- the tadA gene encoding tRNA adenosine(34) deaminase TadA, producing MTGSPRPEAYEAAMRLALAEAVRAGGRGEVPVGAVVLGPPRPGSAAPQEVLAAAGNDREASADPTAHAEVLALRAAAAATGDWRLTGCTLVVTLEPCTMCAGAAVLARVDRVVYGAVDEKAGAAGSLWDVLRDRRLNHRPEVVMGVLAAECAAVLTDFFSGRRA from the coding sequence GTGACCGGCTCGCCGCGGCCGGAGGCGTACGAGGCCGCCATGCGGCTGGCGCTGGCGGAGGCCGTACGGGCGGGCGGGCGCGGCGAGGTGCCGGTCGGCGCCGTGGTGCTCGGCCCGCCGCGGCCCGGCTCGGCGGCACCGCAGGAGGTGCTGGCCGCGGCGGGCAACGACCGCGAGGCGAGCGCCGACCCCACGGCTCACGCCGAGGTGCTCGCCCTGCGCGCGGCGGCGGCCGCGACCGGCGACTGGCGGCTGACGGGCTGCACCCTCGTCGTGACGCTCGAACCCTGCACGATGTGCGCCGGCGCCGCGGTCCTCGCCCGGGTGGACCGCGTGGTGTACGGCGCGGTGGACGAGAAGGCCGGGGCCGCGGGATCGCTGTGGGACGTCCTGCGGGACCGCAGGCTCAACCACCGGCCCGAGGTGGTCATGGGCGTGCTGGCCGCCGAGTGCGCGGCCGTGCTCACCGACTTCTTCTCGGGCCGCCGCGCCTGA
- a CDS encoding tRNA adenosine deaminase-associated protein, whose protein sequence is MPSRSNLFSAGFARIDGRWSGAEVDLGEAEIADDLSDALQESLGLSGDELALLCVEVEDEWFAIVRYEDDLDPRVYISDAHAVQNDPLGEIFAELAGAVVDKDAPDLGIRPVGDLELLGDFSLSAEELVELSMEEGVLPADILSLIAERLGFADELDRLR, encoded by the coding sequence ATGCCCTCCAGATCCAACCTCTTCTCCGCCGGCTTCGCCCGCATCGACGGCCGCTGGAGCGGCGCCGAGGTCGACCTCGGCGAGGCCGAGATCGCCGATGACCTGAGCGACGCCCTGCAGGAGTCGCTCGGGCTGAGCGGCGACGAGCTCGCCCTGCTCTGCGTCGAGGTCGAGGACGAGTGGTTCGCGATCGTCCGTTATGAGGACGACCTCGACCCTCGCGTGTACATCTCCGACGCGCACGCCGTGCAGAACGACCCGCTCGGGGAGATCTTCGCCGAGCTCGCCGGCGCCGTGGTGGACAAGGACGCGCCCGACCTCGGCATCCGCCCGGTGGGCGACCTCGAGCTGCTCGGTGACTTCTCGCTGAGCGCGGAGGAGCTCGTGGAGCTCAGCATGGAGGAGGGCGTGCTGCCCGCCGACATCCTCTCCCTCATCGCCGAACGGCTCGGCTTCGCCGACGAGCTCGACCGCCTGCGGTGA
- a CDS encoding tRNA adenosine deaminase-associated protein: MTDVDTLDFAIVVYREEDRWEAEMLPVALTSDLDGLIHALRQTPSMGTTIGMVAVGDDFFVALRVFGEQVDVFLSDITAAWEWPLAQQVLEYLDVPVPEEEEELDSVLPAGDLSIFADLGLDEMELGALSGDLDLLPDEVLSSIAARLGFSQPFERAVDAAIG; encoded by the coding sequence ATGACAGACGTGGACACTCTTGACTTCGCCATCGTCGTCTATCGCGAGGAGGACCGCTGGGAGGCGGAGATGCTCCCGGTGGCGCTCACCTCCGATCTGGACGGCCTCATTCACGCCCTCCGCCAGACCCCCAGCATGGGCACCACGATTGGCATGGTCGCCGTAGGGGATGACTTCTTCGTGGCGTTACGGGTCTTCGGCGAGCAGGTGGACGTCTTCCTCTCGGACATCACGGCCGCTTGGGAGTGGCCGCTGGCGCAGCAGGTTCTCGAGTACCTCGACGTGCCCGTGCCCGAGGAGGAGGAGGAGCTCGACAGCGTGCTGCCCGCCGGGGACCTGTCCATCTTCGCCGACCTCGGGCTCGACGAGATGGAGCTGGGCGCGCTGTCCGGCGACCTCGACCTGCTGCCGGACGAGGTCCTGTCCAGCATCGCCGCGCGGCTGGGCTTCTCCCAGCCGTTCGAACGCGCCGTCGACGCCGCCATCGGCTGA
- the upp gene encoding uracil phosphoribosyltransferase, whose amino-acid sequence METLVVDHPLVAHKLTTLRDVRTDSPTFRRLADELVTLLAYEATRDVRVTDVTVDTPLAPASGVRLARPAPLVVPILRAGLGMLDGMTRLLPTAEVGFLGMIRDESTLQAQTYATRLPEDLSGRQCYVLDPMLATGGTLAAAIDFLFDRGARDVTAICLLAAPEGVAYLDEAFRGGDRPIRVVTAALDERLNENGYIVPGLGDAGDRLYGVV is encoded by the coding sequence ATGGAGACCCTCGTCGTCGACCACCCGCTCGTCGCCCACAAGCTCACCACCCTCCGCGACGTGCGGACCGACTCGCCGACGTTCCGCCGCCTGGCCGACGAGCTGGTCACCCTGCTCGCCTACGAGGCCACCAGGGACGTACGGGTCACCGACGTCACGGTCGACACGCCGCTCGCCCCCGCCAGCGGCGTACGGCTGGCGCGGCCCGCGCCGCTCGTGGTCCCGATCCTGCGCGCCGGGCTGGGGATGCTCGACGGGATGACCCGGCTCCTGCCGACCGCCGAAGTGGGTTTCCTCGGGATGATCCGCGACGAGTCCACGCTGCAGGCCCAGACGTACGCCACCCGGCTGCCGGAGGACCTGTCCGGCCGGCAGTGCTACGTGCTCGACCCGATGCTCGCGACGGGCGGCACCCTCGCCGCGGCGATCGACTTCCTGTTCGACCGCGGGGCCCGGGACGTCACCGCGATCTGCCTGCTGGCCGCCCCCGAGGGCGTCGCGTACCTGGACGAGGCGTTCCGCGGCGGCGACCGGCCGATCCGGGTGGTGACGGCGGCCCTCGACGAGCGGCTGAACGAGAACGGCTACATCGTGCCCGGGCTGGGCGACGCCGGCGACCGCCTGTACGGCGTCGTCTGA